From Chromatiales bacterium, one genomic window encodes:
- the glgB gene encoding 1,4-alpha-glucan branching protein GlgB, translating to MRPPDPQKTPPLTAVTDTALQRLMEARHHDPFEILGRHPAGSEEVVVRALLPHTAAVSIAESGLALTRVGDTDLFEWHGPARLVPARYRLRTLASDGTSDEHFDPYCFPPQLADSDLNLFNAGLHSSAYRFMGNHQVSADGIPGIRFAVWAPEAERVSIVGDFNQWDGRCHPMRVRGSSGVWELFVPGLPSTIYKYEIRNRQSGELLLKSDPWTRESELRPATASIARPQSAYRWHDDQWMTARTGWQWLHAPVSIYEVHLGSWRHGPGQQPLSYRAAADLLVPYAAELGFTHIELMPLTEHPLDESWGYQPVGYFAATCRFGSPDDLRYLIDTCHRAGLGVILDWVPGHFPRDSHGLARFDGSPLYEYSDPRKGSHPDWGTLVFNYDRCEVRSFLLSSARFWLEEFHVDGLRVDAVASMLYLDYSRRPGQWLPNRHGGNENLEAVSFLRELNAMTHRDFPGSITIAEESTAWPGVSRPVDLGGLGFSMKWNMGWMHDTLKYLSLDPVYRKHHHDLLTFGPVYAFSENFVLPLSHDEVVHLKRSMLGKMPGDDWQRLANLRLAYTYQWTYPGKKLLFMGSELAQPSEWNVRESLPWHLLDDPRHGGMQRLVRDLNHIYAAHSALHALDFDASGFQWLSWEDAENSVLSYLRRSRDECLLIALNFTPVARTGYRIGVPHAGQYREILNSDSRFYGGSDLGNPVPLTAEAVPCMHQPWSVLISLPPLAGVILAPTG from the coding sequence ATGCGGCCACCAGACCCACAGAAAACGCCTCCACTCACTGCTGTCACCGATACCGCCCTGCAGCGCCTCATGGAGGCGCGGCACCACGATCCCTTCGAAATACTCGGCCGGCACCCCGCAGGCTCCGAGGAGGTCGTGGTACGGGCGCTTCTGCCCCACACTGCGGCAGTCAGCATCGCAGAATCCGGGCTCGCGCTGACCCGGGTTGGTGATACCGACCTGTTCGAGTGGCATGGCCCGGCAAGGCTGGTCCCGGCACGTTATCGCCTGCGAACACTTGCAAGCGACGGAACAAGCGACGAGCACTTTGATCCCTACTGCTTCCCCCCGCAGCTGGCCGACTCGGATCTGAACCTGTTCAACGCCGGACTGCACAGCTCGGCTTATCGCTTCATGGGCAATCATCAGGTCTCGGCAGACGGGATTCCCGGGATTCGCTTCGCAGTCTGGGCGCCTGAGGCCGAGCGGGTCAGCATCGTCGGCGACTTCAATCAGTGGGATGGCCGCTGTCATCCGATGCGGGTTCGCGGAAGTTCGGGCGTCTGGGAGCTGTTTGTACCTGGCCTCCCGAGCACCATCTACAAGTACGAGATCCGCAATCGCCAGAGCGGTGAGCTGCTGCTGAAAAGCGATCCGTGGACCCGCGAGTCAGAGCTGCGCCCGGCGACCGCTTCCATAGCGCGGCCGCAATCGGCATACCGCTGGCATGACGACCAGTGGATGACCGCGCGCACCGGCTGGCAGTGGCTGCATGCGCCGGTCTCCATTTATGAAGTCCATCTGGGCTCCTGGCGGCACGGACCTGGTCAGCAGCCACTCAGCTATCGTGCTGCGGCCGACCTGCTGGTGCCCTATGCGGCGGAGCTCGGATTCACCCATATCGAACTGATGCCGCTAACGGAGCATCCACTGGATGAGTCATGGGGTTACCAGCCCGTCGGCTATTTTGCTGCAACCTGCCGGTTTGGCTCACCCGATGATCTGCGTTATCTGATCGATACCTGCCACCGTGCCGGTCTGGGGGTGATCCTCGACTGGGTGCCCGGACATTTTCCCCGCGACAGCCATGGGCTGGCCCGCTTCGACGGATCACCGCTGTACGAATACAGCGACCCCAGGAAGGGCAGCCATCCTGACTGGGGAACACTGGTTTTCAATTACGATCGCTGTGAAGTGCGCAGCTTTCTGCTGTCGAGCGCTCGCTTCTGGCTGGAGGAATTCCATGTCGATGGTCTGCGGGTCGATGCAGTCGCTTCGATGCTGTATCTGGATTACTCGCGCCGCCCGGGTCAGTGGCTGCCAAACAGGCACGGCGGGAACGAGAACCTGGAAGCCGTATCCTTCCTGCGCGAACTGAATGCCATGACCCACCGGGACTTTCCCGGCTCGATCACCATTGCCGAAGAATCAACCGCCTGGCCTGGCGTGAGCCGGCCGGTTGATCTGGGCGGTCTCGGCTTCAGCATGAAATGGAACATGGGCTGGATGCACGACACGCTGAAGTACCTTTCGCTGGATCCTGTCTATCGCAAACATCACCATGACCTGCTGACATTTGGTCCTGTTTATGCCTTCAGCGAGAATTTTGTGCTCCCTCTCTCGCACGACGAAGTCGTACACCTGAAGCGGTCCATGCTGGGCAAGATGCCCGGCGATGACTGGCAGCGCCTGGCCAATCTGCGTCTTGCCTATACCTACCAATGGACCTATCCGGGCAAGAAGCTCCTGTTCATGGGCAGTGAACTGGCACAGCCCTCGGAATGGAACGTGCGGGAGTCGCTGCCCTGGCACCTGCTGGATGACCCGCGTCATGGTGGCATGCAGCGACTGGTGCGCGACCTGAACCACATCTACGCGGCACACTCCGCCCTGCACGCGCTTGATTTTGACGCCAGCGGCTTTCAGTGGCTGAGCTGGGAAGATGCCGAAAACTCGGTATTGAGTTACCTGCGCCGGAGCAGGGATGAATGTCTGCTGATCGCGCTCAATTTTACCCCGGTGGCGCGCACCGGATACCGGATCGGTGTTCCGCACGCAGGTCAGTATCGGGAGATCCTGAATTCAGACTCCCGATTCTACGGCGGCAGCGATCTGGGCAACCCTGTCCCGCTGACGGCTGAAGCCGTACCGTGCATGCATCAACCCTGGTCGGTGCTGATCAGCCTGCCGCCCCTGGCCGGCGTGATTCTGGCACCGACAGGCTGA
- the glgC gene encoding glucose-1-phosphate adenylyltransferase, protein MRSGRFVSQLTKSTMAIVMAGGRGERLRQLTEHRAKPATPFGGKYRIIDFSLSNCVNSGIRQILVMTQYKSHSLTQHIQRGWGYLRGELGEFVQLVPAQQKLGELWYRGTADCVYQNLDIIQAHDPELVLVLAGDHVYKMDYGPMIAFHVARAADVTLGMVQVPVNQAHEFGIATLDADQRIVKFSEKPRNPEPMPGRNDVALASMGIYVFSVDYLRAALNRDAEDAVSAHDFGKNIIPAAIAASSRVFAYPFESVETEAQAYWRDVGTVDAFYAANMELIFVSPELNLYDSEWPIWTYQEQTPCAKFVLDEDGRRGVAINSMVAGGCIVSGALVRESLLFFNVTVNERSEVFRAVILPDVTIGRGCRISRAIVDEGCSIPDGMVIGEDNALDRRRFHVTEQGVVLVTQDMLKNCSVSASGPAPTVSPVAQPHTAG, encoded by the coding sequence ATGCGTTCGGGGCGCTTTGTAAGCCAGCTTACCAAGAGCACCATGGCCATCGTAATGGCAGGTGGGCGGGGCGAGCGGTTGCGCCAGTTGACAGAGCACCGCGCCAAGCCGGCAACGCCGTTCGGCGGGAAGTACCGCATTATCGATTTCAGCCTTTCCAATTGCGTCAATTCCGGAATCCGGCAGATTCTGGTCATGACACAGTACAAATCACATTCTCTTACCCAGCATATCCAGCGTGGCTGGGGTTATTTGCGTGGCGAACTGGGTGAGTTTGTCCAGCTGGTTCCTGCCCAGCAGAAACTCGGCGAGCTCTGGTACCGGGGGACCGCCGATTGCGTGTACCAGAACCTCGATATCATCCAGGCGCATGACCCGGAACTGGTACTGGTCCTCGCGGGCGACCACGTATACAAGATGGACTACGGTCCGATGATCGCATTTCATGTGGCTCGTGCAGCTGACGTGACGCTTGGCATGGTGCAGGTACCCGTTAATCAGGCGCATGAATTCGGCATTGCGACGCTCGATGCGGATCAACGTATCGTGAAGTTCAGTGAAAAGCCCCGTAATCCCGAGCCGATGCCGGGCCGCAATGATGTCGCGCTCGCATCAATGGGTATCTATGTGTTCAGCGTCGACTATCTGCGTGCTGCGCTGAATCGCGATGCGGAGGATGCGGTCTCGGCGCATGATTTTGGCAAGAACATCATCCCGGCAGCAATCGCTGCCAGCAGCCGGGTATTTGCCTATCCCTTTGAGAGCGTTGAAACCGAGGCACAGGCCTATTGGCGCGATGTGGGTACGGTCGACGCGTTTTACGCGGCAAACATGGAGCTTATCTTCGTCAGCCCGGAGTTGAATCTTTATGATTCCGAGTGGCCGATCTGGACCTATCAGGAGCAGACCCCCTGCGCAAAGTTTGTACTCGACGAGGACGGCAGGCGAGGGGTTGCGATCAATTCTATGGTTGCGGGCGGCTGTATCGTTTCCGGGGCACTGGTCCGCGAGTCCCTGCTGTTTTTCAACGTCACCGTCAATGAGCGCAGCGAGGTGTTTCGCGCGGTCATATTGCCCGATGTCACGATTGGACGTGGTTGTCGCATCAGCCGGGCGATCGTGGATGAAGGCTGCTCGATACCGGACGGTATGGTGATTGGCGAAGACAACGCACTGGACCGGCGCCGTTTCCATGTGACCGAGCAGGGTGTGGTCCTTGTCACCCAGGACATGCTGAAGAACTGCAGCGTTTCCGCATCCGGTCCGGCTCCGACTGTATCTCCCGTTGCCCAGCCCCATACCGCAGGCTGA
- the malQ gene encoding 4-alpha-glucanotransferase, translating into MTDLLAEGRSAGVLLHPTSLPGNWESGVLGEDARRFADLLADAGFSLWQMLPVGPVGGSLSPYQLTSAFAGNSRLVDPVPLKAAGWLAPEASVAGGEWQQRAGLLRQAWDGFRRAASHAERSEFAAFWQAQRSWLLPYALFRVAREQYGESGWWTWPEAVRHRVPAAVSGLLKEADARIRQVAFEQWIFDRQWADFRHYAASRGIQLLGDLPIYVDLDSADVWWHRTLFRVDKDGNPEAVAGVPPDYFSEDGQVWGNPLYAWERMEADGFCWWRDRVANQLRRFDCLRIDHFRGLQAYWEVPVGAESAREGSWRDAPGAALLKALGAGGEGRHFVAEDLGTITTEVHQLRRQFGLPGMLVMQFAFDGSADNPYLPDNQVEEAVIYTGTHDNDTLVGWYAGLSEETRRYVHEVLHCGVADMPAALMDAVWHSPARVAMLPFQDLLGLGTEARMNIPGTTQGNWIWRFDWSQVRADYATGWRADAAASGRLRIKSGEAPVEREVLGRLVCP; encoded by the coding sequence TTGACTGACCTGCTTGCAGAGGGCCGTAGTGCCGGCGTACTCCTGCACCCGACCTCGCTCCCCGGAAACTGGGAGAGCGGCGTGCTCGGTGAAGATGCGCGGCGGTTTGCCGACTTGCTTGCGGACGCCGGATTCAGTCTGTGGCAGATGCTTCCGGTGGGCCCGGTCGGTGGCTCGCTTTCACCCTATCAGCTGACTTCGGCTTTTGCCGGAAATTCACGTCTGGTCGATCCGGTGCCGCTCAAGGCAGCCGGGTGGTTGGCGCCTGAAGCATCCGTTGCCGGGGGCGAGTGGCAGCAGCGTGCCGGACTTCTGCGGCAGGCGTGGGACGGGTTCCGGCGGGCGGCAAGTCATGCGGAACGCAGCGAATTTGCCGCGTTCTGGCAAGCACAGCGCAGCTGGCTGCTGCCCTATGCGTTGTTCAGGGTTGCTCGTGAGCAGTATGGTGAGTCAGGCTGGTGGACTTGGCCCGAAGCTGTCCGGCATCGGGTTCCTGCAGCAGTTTCCGGTCTGCTCAAGGAGGCTGATGCGCGCATTCGCCAAGTGGCGTTCGAGCAGTGGATCTTTGACCGGCAGTGGGCCGATTTCCGGCATTACGCTGCGAGCCGTGGTATCCAGCTGTTGGGCGATCTGCCCATATACGTCGATCTGGACAGCGCCGATGTCTGGTGGCACCGGACGCTCTTTCGCGTGGACAAGGACGGGAACCCTGAAGCGGTGGCGGGAGTACCGCCAGACTACTTCAGTGAGGACGGGCAGGTTTGGGGGAACCCCCTTTATGCCTGGGAGCGAATGGAGGCGGATGGTTTCTGCTGGTGGCGGGACAGGGTGGCCAATCAGTTGCGGCGCTTCGATTGTCTGCGTATCGACCACTTCCGGGGCCTGCAGGCTTACTGGGAGGTTCCGGTTGGCGCGGAATCGGCACGCGAAGGGTCATGGCGGGATGCGCCGGGCGCCGCGTTACTGAAGGCGCTGGGTGCGGGTGGCGAGGGGCGCCACTTCGTCGCTGAGGACCTGGGAACGATCACCACCGAGGTCCATCAGCTCCGCAGGCAGTTTGGCTTGCCGGGCATGCTGGTCATGCAGTTTGCCTTCGACGGCTCGGCTGACAATCCTTATCTGCCCGACAATCAGGTTGAAGAAGCCGTGATCTATACCGGCACGCATGACAACGACACGCTTGTTGGCTGGTACGCCGGACTCAGCGAGGAAACGCGGCGTTACGTTCATGAAGTTCTGCACTGCGGTGTGGCCGACATGCCGGCGGCACTGATGGATGCGGTTTGGCATTCGCCGGCACGCGTGGCGATGCTGCCGTTCCAGGATCTGCTTGGCCTGGGTACTGAAGCACGGATGAATATACCGGGTACCACGCAGGGAAACTGGATCTGGCGGTTCGACTGGTCACAGGTACGGGCAGACTACGCTACGGGGTGGCGGGCAGATGCCGCCGCCTCAGGCCGACTCCGGATCAAGTCCGGCGAGGCGCCGGTAGAGCGCGAGGTACTGGGGCGCCTGGTGTGCCCATGA
- a CDS encoding glycogen synthase: protein MKALRILMITAEYAPLAKTGGLADMVAGLSDQLAASGHDVRVVMPRYRGLEQAGDTAAALKFHAHAANGISPVALNGTHPPYEFLCSGANTGPVIYQVDAPAFFSGSTIYGGGDTEALRFALLSHAALKLCQLLEWAPHIVHCHDWHASLAPLLLKRHQLREPVFRPANSVLTIHNIGYQGVFPAALADKLGLDETAELISTDDPVPRTLNFLRTGITAADALTTVSPTHASEILTPAYGKGLDALLRQRRNRLVGILNGVDYSRWDPESDHLLPRNYSPTDTGGKLQCRSELIRRSGFSEAPDLPILGMVSRLAEQKGIELVLEALPPFLRNSSCRAVILGEGDKPYADALQELADDMPDHFAFIPAHNEALARLVFAGSDAFLVPSLYEPCGLTQMYALRYGSVPIVRDTGGLHDTVSHFDPYSGTGTGSVFRDADTGGLMWAINQVLAWYRQPSVWQQVRHNGMTQDFSWAHQAPQYLALYRRLAGLDPESA, encoded by the coding sequence ATGAAAGCGTTGCGCATCCTGATGATCACCGCCGAGTATGCCCCGCTCGCCAAGACCGGGGGTCTCGCCGATATGGTTGCCGGTCTCTCTGACCAGCTGGCCGCGTCTGGCCATGATGTACGGGTGGTCATGCCACGCTATCGTGGTCTTGAGCAGGCCGGAGATACAGCAGCGGCGCTGAAGTTTCATGCTCATGCCGCCAACGGAATATCGCCGGTAGCGCTGAATGGTACGCACCCTCCATATGAGTTTCTCTGCAGCGGAGCGAATACGGGACCAGTGATCTATCAGGTCGATGCGCCGGCCTTTTTCTCGGGCAGCACGATCTACGGCGGCGGTGATACGGAAGCCCTGCGCTTTGCACTACTGTCCCATGCGGCACTGAAACTGTGCCAGCTGCTCGAATGGGCGCCGCATATCGTTCATTGTCACGACTGGCATGCATCACTTGCACCCTTGCTGTTAAAGAGGCATCAGCTGCGCGAGCCGGTATTCCGCCCTGCGAACTCCGTACTCACGATTCACAATATCGGCTATCAGGGTGTTTTTCCCGCCGCGCTGGCCGACAAGCTGGGCCTGGACGAAACCGCAGAACTGATATCGACTGATGATCCTGTACCTCGGACACTGAACTTTCTGCGTACCGGTATCACCGCCGCAGATGCCCTGACCACGGTAAGTCCTACACACGCCAGTGAAATCCTCACGCCTGCCTACGGCAAGGGTCTCGATGCCCTGTTGCGACAACGCCGGAACCGGCTCGTGGGGATACTGAATGGCGTCGACTACAGTCGCTGGGATCCCGAATCGGATCATCTGCTGCCGCGCAATTACAGTCCGACGGATACCGGGGGCAAACTGCAGTGCCGATCCGAACTGATCAGGCGCTCAGGGTTCAGCGAAGCCCCGGACTTGCCGATCCTCGGCATGGTCTCACGGCTGGCGGAACAGAAAGGCATTGAACTCGTACTAGAAGCCTTGCCGCCATTCCTGCGCAACAGCTCTTGTCGGGCCGTCATCCTCGGCGAAGGTGACAAACCCTATGCGGATGCCCTGCAGGAACTGGCGGATGACATGCCCGACCACTTCGCCTTTATTCCGGCACACAATGAAGCGCTTGCCCGACTTGTTTTTGCCGGCAGTGATGCCTTTCTGGTTCCGTCGCTGTACGAACCCTGCGGGCTGACGCAGATGTATGCGCTGCGCTACGGTTCCGTACCCATCGTTCGGGATACCGGTGGACTGCACGATACGGTCAGTCATTTCGATCCGTACAGTGGAACCGGAACCGGAAGCGTCTTTCGCGATGCGGATACCGGCGGACTGATGTGGGCAATCAACCAGGTTCTGGCCTGGTACCGGCAGCCTTCGGTATGGCAACAAGTGCGCCATAACGGCATGACACAGGACTTTTCATGGGCACACCAGGCGCCCCAGTACCTCGCGCTCTACCGGCGCCTCGCCGGACTTGATCCGGAGTCGGCCTGA
- a CDS encoding outer membrane beta-barrel protein, with amino-acid sequence MSRILATIIAVMLCTPSIATAGAYLGIGIGGSRTESKLADLGLVPVCESTTSGCYQDTQPPPVGVGSDPDFSGSDVSFNFVAGWMFNQNIGIEIGYIDFGTATDDLGLPVSCATFGCSSRQWTSEIERDGWQLFLVGNLPLNESFDLYGKLGVIDWNADYAGYERSELYASGPPLGAQNAAIRTSDDGTDLAAGFGINMHTDSPFSLRADFTYYDMDNTDFVYVLQFMALYHFE; translated from the coding sequence ATGAGCAGGATTCTCGCTACCATCATCGCGGTGATGTTGTGTACACCGTCGATTGCAACAGCAGGTGCCTATCTGGGCATAGGTATCGGCGGCAGCCGCACGGAGTCAAAACTGGCGGACCTGGGTCTGGTTCCGGTATGCGAATCGACCACCTCAGGCTGCTACCAGGACACGCAACCACCGCCGGTCGGCGTCGGGAGCGACCCCGACTTTTCGGGGTCCGACGTCAGCTTCAACTTCGTAGCCGGCTGGATGTTCAACCAGAACATCGGCATTGAAATCGGCTATATCGATTTCGGGACGGCCACGGACGATCTTGGCCTGCCGGTGAGCTGCGCCACTTTCGGCTGCTCCAGCCGGCAGTGGACCAGCGAGATCGAGCGGGACGGCTGGCAGCTGTTTCTGGTCGGCAACCTGCCACTGAACGAGAGCTTTGACCTCTACGGCAAACTTGGTGTCATAGACTGGAACGCCGATTATGCGGGTTACGAGCGGAGCGAGCTTTACGCTTCCGGTCCGCCACTGGGCGCGCAGAATGCGGCGATCAGGACCTCCGATGACGGCACGGATCTGGCCGCCGGCTTCGGCATCAACATGCATACCGACTCACCCTTCAGCCTCCGGGCAGATTTCACCTACTACGACATGGACAACACCGACTTCGTGTACGTCCTGCAGTTCATGGCGCTTTATCACTTCGAGTAG
- a CDS encoding porin family protein: MNARQVRLLTIAALPLFAGSWVATASAEGPQYTYFDAGYQWMESNEAIKIDGGQHEGIKLNASLGLTEFGPVGLHLFAEYFDGDFSGAGDGCGDRDSKSYAAGLGAHYRLTESTHVVANLGYVDADFDVADGSCAKTSVSDDGYRIEGLIRSSLSDKVELEAGYRYTEMSDSDIDNRDAIIGLGYHFNDKLAVRVRGVVFDQDTGIELSARFNFASLMGRDNLF, translated from the coding sequence ATGAATGCCAGGCAGGTCCGGTTGCTGACGATTGCTGCTCTGCCGCTGTTTGCGGGCAGCTGGGTTGCCACGGCTTCGGCTGAAGGCCCCCAATACACCTATTTTGATGCCGGCTACCAGTGGATGGAGAGCAACGAGGCCATCAAGATCGATGGCGGGCAGCACGAGGGCATCAAGCTGAATGCTTCCCTTGGGCTGACGGAGTTTGGCCCGGTCGGCCTGCACCTTTTTGCTGAATACTTCGATGGGGACTTCAGCGGTGCCGGGGACGGCTGCGGAGATCGGGATTCAAAATCCTATGCGGCCGGACTGGGCGCGCATTACAGACTGACGGAATCCACCCATGTGGTGGCCAACCTTGGCTATGTCGATGCAGATTTTGATGTCGCCGATGGCAGCTGCGCAAAGACCAGCGTCAGCGACGACGGATACCGGATCGAGGGCCTGATTCGCAGTTCGCTTTCCGACAAGGTGGAACTTGAAGCCGGATATCGCTATACGGAGATGAGCGATTCCGATATCGACAATCGCGATGCGATTATCGGGCTCGGCTACCATTTCAATGACAAGCTGGCTGTGCGGGTACGCGGCGTCGTGTTCGATCAGGATACGGGCATCGAGCTCAGCGCACGGTTCAATTTTGCCAGCCTGATGGGACGCGACAATCTGTTCTGA